The DNA sequence ACATCGAGGCCAGGATCAGCACGCCCATGACGAAGATGAACGCCAGCCCGGTGACGAAATTGCGATCGAGGAAAATCTTCGGATCGATAAACGGATGTTCCGATGTCATCGTGTGGATGATGAACACCCAGAAGCCGGTGAGCGAAAGACCGAGCTCGATCCAGATCTCGACCGAGGAAAACCAGTCAACCTCGCCACCGCGATCGAGCATCAGCTGCAGGGCGCCGACGCCGAGCGATATCATGGCAAAGCCGAAGAAATCAAAGCTGCGCACCCGCCGAGCGACCGCCGGCAGATAGGCCGCCATGCCAAGAAAGGCGACGATGCCGACCGGCAGGTTGATGAAGAACACCCAGCGCCAGTTGAAATTCTCGGTCAGCCAGCCGCCGAGCGTGGGGCCGAGGATCGGTCCCAGCATGATGCCGGCGCCCCATATGGCCATCGCCTGACCATGGCGCTCCTTGGGGTTGATGTCGAGCAGGAAGGTCTGCGACAGCGGCACGATCGCGGCGCCGAACACACCTTGCATCAGCCGGAAAAGCACGATGGTTTCCAGGCTCCACGCCAGGCCGCACAACATCGAGAAGATGGTGAAGCCGACCACCGCCGTCAGGAACAGTTCCTTGCGGCCGAAACGGTCGGCGAGCCAGCCGGTGACAGGCGTCATGATGGCGGCGGCGACGATGTAGGAGGTCAGCACCCAGTTGATGTTGTCGGGCGAGGCGCCGAGATCGCCGGTCATGGTCGGCAGCGCGACGTTGGCGATGGTGGTGTCGAGCGCCTGCATGATCGTCGCCAGCATGAGCGCGACCGTGATCAGGCCACGATGCGGCACTTCTTTGAATGGCTCGGACGTGCTCATGGCGCAGAACTTCCAGAAGGTAACAGAAACGTGTACAACGGGTTTCCGGGCGGCAAAGCCTTCCGTTGAGAGACCTTCGTCGCGGTGGGACGCGATTATCGATGTGGGGGTTACATCGACTGAAAGTCTCTGATGAGCGGATGCCTGCCGCCCGGAAACCTGAGGACCGACAGGTCCGTGTCGAAGATTTCAAATTTTGGACGGCTGCCACGCGGCTCGGCCCAAACGCTGATCCTTCCCACCCTCCCGTCAGACCAATCCTTCAACTCGCTTTCACCCGCCTGGTCTCCGCGGGCTTCTGCCGACTACTTCGCGGGCTCGCCGGCCGTAGCGTGACCGAAAATCGACGGCCAGCCACGCGCGACGCCCGTATCGACCGTAACAGAGGCGCTCATGCCGGTGCGCAGCGCCATCTTGGCGTCGGGGTCGGTCAGTTCCAGGCGCACCGGGATGCGTTGGGTGACCTTGACCCAGTTGCCGGTGGCGTTCTGGGCGGGCAGCAGCGAGAAGTCCGCGCCGGTGCCGGCACCGATAGCCCTGACCGTCGCCTCGAAGGTCCTGCCCGGGTAGGTATCGACCACGATCTCCGCCTTCTGGCCCGGCTTCATGTTGGTCAGTTGGGTTTCCTTGAAATTGGCGTCGACCCAGGTGTCGCCGGTCTCGACCAGCGCAAACAATGGTGTGCCAGAGCCGACATATTGGCCGACCTTGAAGGACGCGGCTTGATAGACGACACCATCGGCAGGCGCCTTCACGGTGGTCTGCTCCAGATCATAGGCAGCCTTGTCGCGCGCCGCGAGCGCCGACATCACCGTCGGATGCTTGTCGGTTTCGATGTCGGGGTTGCCGCCGAGTGCCGCCTTGGCGCTGATGATGCCTTGCTCGGCAACAGCCAGTTGCTGCCTGGCTTTGTCGAGATCGTTCTTGGCCTGATCCAGCGACGACTTGGCGTTGATGCCCTTCTGGGCAAGATCGGCGGCGCGATCGAATTGCGACTGCGCATAGTCGACCTCGCTGGCAGCGGACTTCTGCTGCGACAGCGCCTGGCTATAGGCCGCGCGCAACTGCTCGACATTGAGGCGCGCGGTAGCAACCGCGGCGTCCGCCTGGGCGAGCGCGATCCGGTAGGGCTCGGGGTCGATGGCGAACAGGAGATCGCCCTGCTTGACCGTCTGGTTGTCCGTTATGGCGACCTGGACGATACGACCGGCCGTATCAGAGGCGATCGACACCTTGGCCTGCTGCAGATTGGCATTTTCCGTTTCCTGGTAGCGCCCGCCGGTCACCCAGACATAGCCGCCGCCGATGATCAATGCCGCCGGCAAGGCGAACATCAAGAAGAAGCGGCCGAAGCGGCGCTTCTTCTTCGGCGCCGGCGCGGGTTGCACGGGAGGAGCGACCGCGACCGGGGCTGATGCCGGCTGGACCGGCGCTTCCATCTCCACCTTGGGAGCGTTTTCTTCTACCTTGGCTACCGCGTTCATGCTGCCGCACCTTCCGCACTCTTGATCTTTTCAAGCGACGAAGCTTCGCTGTCCGTCAGATTTTGCACGATTACATCCAGCGCCCGGATCAGGATGCGCCGGTCTTCCGGCGAAACGCCGCTGAGCGATTCCTCATAGACCTCGCCAGCAAGGCTCTTGACGTCCGCATAGGCCGCATTCGCCTTCTCGGTCGGGAAGATCATGCGCACGCGCCGGTCGGTCGCGTCGGAGCGGCGTTCGATCCAGCCGCCCTCCTCCATCCGATCGACCAGGCGTGAAACGCTGATCGGCTCGATTTCGAGCAGTTCGGCGAGCCGCGCCTGTGCAACGCCCGCCTCCTTGGCAACGCGGACCAGAAGCCGCCATTGCGCCGAAGACAGGCCGAGCCCGCTGGCGCGCGCCTCGAAGCGCTTGCGCATCAGGCGTTGCACGTCGTGGATCAAAAATCCCAATCTATCGATGCCATCTGAAACCATGAGCGATACATATAATAAGCGTGCTTACTATTCAAGATGCCACTTCGCTATGAAAGCCGGCAAATGCGGATGGCGGAAACAGGCGTGTGGTCAATCGCTGTCGCGCGCGACCAGTTCCAGCGGCCAGACCTCCCTGATGGTCTGCGGCCCCGTGGGCCCGGCGAAAGCCGGCAGCGAGGCGAGCAGGATTTCGCCGAGCCGCCGTCCCATCGGCTCCAATGCCGGGCGGAAAGCGGTCAGCGCCGGGGAGAAATAGCGGCAGAGCGGCGTATCGACGATGACCATCACCGCGATGCCCTGACCGGGCATGATCCCCATCTCGGCAAGCGCCTTGCAGCCGCCGAGCGCCATCGCGTCATTGTTGAAGATGATCGCTGTCGGCGGATCCTTCGAGCGCATGACTTGCGGCGTCACCGCGTAGCCGCCGGCTTCGTTGATGAAGCCGTCGGCGATCAGCTCGGGATCGATGTGGATGCCGTGCCGCCGCAGCGCCTTGCGATAGCCGTCAAGAAACAGATAGCCGAAAGTGAGGTCGAGTGACGGCCGGATGGCGGCGATGCGGCGGTGGCCGCGTGCAACCAGGCGGTCGACTGCGTCGGCGCCCGCCTTCTCGAAATCGAGGTCGAGCGAGGGATAGGTCTCGTCACCGGACTGGCTTCGGCCAAGCGTCGCAAAGGGAAAGCCGGCCCTGCTGAGATAGTCGATGCGATCGTCCTCACGCCGGGTCCAGGCCAGCAGCACGGCATCGGCGCGGCGTGTCTCGACGACCCGTCGCAGGCGCTCCTGCTGATAGTCGGCGGGCGCGCCCATGACGATGATCAGGTCGAGCCCGTGCTCGGCCAGTGCCGCTTGCAACCCGCTCAGGAACGGAATGAAAAACGGCTCGCCATATTGCTGATCACCCGGGTGGGGCTGCAGCATGAACGCGACGGCATGCGTGGTGCCCCGGCGCAGGTTCCTGCCCGACTGGTTGGGTGAATAGTTGAGTAGGCGCGCCGCATCGAGCACGCGCTGCCGCGTCTCGGCATTGACATCGGCGCGCCCATTGAGCGCCCGCGACACCGTGCCGATCGAAATATTCAAATGACGCGCAAGATCGTGAATGCTGGATGCCAAGACCAATCCCCTTCCGTTCCCGCTAACATTAGCGGACCTTGCGGCCAAGGCCACTCAGACGAACGGCCCACAAATCCGGTTGACATTCTACGCCTTCGGGTGTGTCATCGTAAACGTTTACGGAAGAACCGTGAATGCCAACCGGGAGGGGTTGGCGGAGGAGCGCCGGATGCTGCATGTCGTCCTGGTCGGGTGCGGAGCCATGAGCAAAACATGGCTCGAGGCCGCCCGTCAGTCCCCTGAAATCAGGATTGCCGGTCTCGTCGACCTCGACGCCGACAGGGCACGCCAGCGAGCCCGCGAATATGACCTTGCCGGGGCCGCGATCGGCACCGATCTCGACGTCATATTGGATCAAACCAAAGCCGATGCGGTGTTCGACGTGGTCGTTCCGGCCGCCCGCGGCGAGGTGGCCAATTTGGCCTTTGCCCATCACTGTCACCTGCTGACGGAAAAGCCCCTCGCCGACAGTCCGGCCAACGCCCGCGCCATCGTCGACGCCGCGCGGCGCGCCGGCCGCGTCCACGCCGTCGTTCAGAACCGCCGCTATGTCGCCAATGTCCGGCGCATCCGCCGCTTTCTGGATTCAGGCGCCATCGGCGCGCCGACCAGCATCCACGCGGATTTTTTCGTGGCGCC is a window from the Mesorhizobium australicum WSM2073 genome containing:
- a CDS encoding DHA2 family efflux MFS transporter permease subunit yields the protein MSTSEPFKEVPHRGLITVALMLATIMQALDTTIANVALPTMTGDLGASPDNINWVLTSYIVAAAIMTPVTGWLADRFGRKELFLTAVVGFTIFSMLCGLAWSLETIVLFRLMQGVFGAAIVPLSQTFLLDINPKERHGQAMAIWGAGIMLGPILGPTLGGWLTENFNWRWVFFINLPVGIVAFLGMAAYLPAVARRVRSFDFFGFAMISLGVGALQLMLDRGGEVDWFSSVEIWIELGLSLTGFWVFIIHTMTSEHPFIDPKIFLDRNFVTGLAFIFVMGVLILASMSLLPPMLSTIFGYPTVTIGIVIGPRGVGTMISMLVVGRIMGKVDARILVVIGFLLTAQSLYTMASFTPQMDNWLILSSGVIQGLGMGMVFVPLSTVAFATLDARYRTDATSLFSLVRNLGSSIGVSVVTVLLVRNTQINHAELSTFINPFNPNLWAVSPAAAGGDPTALSQVDRMVNLQAMMISYVNDFKILMIMTLAAIPFVFLLRKPKTAPAGGAPAAHMD
- a CDS encoding HlyD family secretion protein translates to MNAVAKVEENAPKVEMEAPVQPASAPVAVAPPVQPAPAPKKKRRFGRFFLMFALPAALIIGGGYVWVTGGRYQETENANLQQAKVSIASDTAGRIVQVAITDNQTVKQGDLLFAIDPEPYRIALAQADAAVATARLNVEQLRAAYSQALSQQKSAASEVDYAQSQFDRAADLAQKGINAKSSLDQAKNDLDKARQQLAVAEQGIISAKAALGGNPDIETDKHPTVMSALAARDKAAYDLEQTTVKAPADGVVYQAASFKVGQYVGSGTPLFALVETGDTWVDANFKETQLTNMKPGQKAEIVVDTYPGRTFEATVRAIGAGTGADFSLLPAQNATGNWVKVTQRIPVRLELTDPDAKMALRTGMSASVTVDTGVARGWPSIFGHATAGEPAK
- a CDS encoding MarR family winged helix-turn-helix transcriptional regulator produces the protein MVSDGIDRLGFLIHDVQRLMRKRFEARASGLGLSSAQWRLLVRVAKEAGVAQARLAELLEIEPISVSRLVDRMEEGGWIERRSDATDRRVRMIFPTEKANAAYADVKSLAGEVYEESLSGVSPEDRRILIRALDVIVQNLTDSEASSLEKIKSAEGAAA
- a CDS encoding LacI family DNA-binding transcriptional regulator, producing the protein MASSIHDLARHLNISIGTVSRALNGRADVNAETRQRVLDAARLLNYSPNQSGRNLRRGTTHAVAFMLQPHPGDQQYGEPFFIPFLSGLQAALAEHGLDLIIVMGAPADYQQERLRRVVETRRADAVLLAWTRREDDRIDYLSRAGFPFATLGRSQSGDETYPSLDLDFEKAGADAVDRLVARGHRRIAAIRPSLDLTFGYLFLDGYRKALRRHGIHIDPELIADGFINEAGGYAVTPQVMRSKDPPTAIIFNNDAMALGGCKALAEMGIMPGQGIAVMVIVDTPLCRYFSPALTAFRPALEPMGRRLGEILLASLPAFAGPTGPQTIREVWPLELVARDSD